The nucleotide window TACTTTCGATCGAGTCGCaagtaaaattttgtgggaaatttaaagaaaaatattcccgaCTTTCCCAGAGACTATGGAGACATTTCTGACCAAACCGCATACACTCATGTcaacgttgctaagattgtgcatacTTTCGACTGTTGAATTGATAAAGAGCTGTAAGCTCTGTTCTGAAATCTGCCTCAAATTTTActaaatgtccatatcatccaacaacctcgtgcttttttttctgtgtcGAGCATTTTAAATGGTTCTCTCGAATCTGAACGACACCTCACCGACAGCATAGaaaggagcattgcgagttcacgcctagcgccatcgcgcctacaattttgcagctgcaacactgacatccatcatgtacgaatagttgtatctctgcgccgtaatcaatgcgcctccttttactttgctctatttccatactgtatttgtttcagtttgtcttatttgtctgtAGCGGTGCTTTAAAGGATGTATGAGCAACACAGTCTTAAATTGGGGAaccgtaataatcgagcctcgttCCTTAACATTTCTCACGACACCTCAAtggcagcataaagcggagctgcggaacatcgcgaattcacagctagcgccatcgcgccttcaattttgcagacgcaacacagacatccatcaagcacgaatagttgtatttctgcgccgtctttccatttgctttatttccatatgtgttagtttcgtttgtctcatttgtagtggtgtttcaagggctacgtgagcaacacagccgaaaataggatgtgccttaatcaattatcattttgaaaaggaaaaaaaaaaataaaaaaaaataaataaatcaaaaataaaaaaaaaatattgagaaaaaaaaatataagaaaaaaaaatcaaaaaaaaaaaaaaaaaaaaaatcaaaaaaaaatataaaaaaaatattgagaaaatttgaTTCCGTAAAtcaagaaaagaacaaaaaaaaccacatctattttcaagcatttttgtAGGCCCAGGCAGCCCAGGCTCTTCTGGGGACTTATATCCTGTTTATAGTTCCAGGACCTCCATTCACCACTTTCATGCGTACGAGGACTTTTTTTACTCTTACTTTCTATTCTCCCGTTCATTCAGGAATTACCCGCATTTTTTCTCGgtcatacttttttctctcatattttttgcTATATCTTCGATGTGTCAGGAGGCCGTAAGCGTATGTgtcaatggcagattggccttatggccagtccgactCTGAcctatagagaagaaaaattaaggaaattttcaagaaagtacattttctaattttccaggaaaaaaacaaagtatggcaggaagtctgcaacgctgccAACAGAGATACGTACGTGGTCTCCCACTTTTCCCATCggttttctttccaaaataagaagaaaacgTCATTTTGGCTTCAGCATGCATCGCCAAACCTCACGGCTAAATCTCGGTAGTcgtgaaactttcaaaaaagtCTTCTAACTGCACGGGAAAGACTTTAATTAGCCAATTTATTCACGAGCCAGTTATTGAAATTTGCGGGGAAGGGATTAAGACATTGTTGAGCAGGCGGGAAGGTGGGAGGTTGGCGGACGAGGGGCGGAGTGCGGGGGACGGAAAGAAACCTCAGATGGATTTACGAGTAGCGGCATAACCTCAACTCCTCAAATCCCCTCGTAAATTTAGTCTGGGAGGCTAGTGTATCGGCTTCACTTAAACTTGTGCGCAACGCTCGATAGATTTACGGTAAGGGTAAATCCACCTGATTTCCTCGTTTAGACGCGCTACCCTGTCTTTGCCCAAGGTAAGGGAGGAACGGGTATCGTTTTCGGCAAGAGCTGAACTGCAGGAACTCCTAGTTTCTAACCAAGACCCTTTTGCCGCGCGATTCGAAAGAGGATATTTTGAAAAGAGTGCCTCTGTGAGAAAAGTAAATAGGCACTGGGTACCACAAGGGCTGGCTGCCTGCCCAGGGCCCAAAAAAGTGGGGGCTTCGGTTGGGAGAAGGGTTGTTGCCTATATTCGAATGTTACCACAAGTAGCAAAAAATGATTGAGGAATTTCTTTCGagattttaagtgaaattttctcGCAGCTCGACGAAACTTTTTGGATACCTCCGATGCGAAATGCACACGAGTTGATGGAATGAAAAAAGCGTTGCAGGCAAAATTCTTGAAGGAAAACTGGAACTCAACATAAAAAAACGTGATGGAGCTCAACGATTTCACAAAAGAAGAATAAATTGTGTGAAAGAATAGCGTTCCATTATTGTATTAAGTGCATCATTACAAAGAAAAACTCAAGCAATATTATCAAAcaaatattgagaaaaaaatatcgcTCCCACCGTAACAAAAATGGTGCATCACCCATAAAGCAACACGGGGACGCACCATAGTTACATGGCACATTGTTACGTCTAGCGTCGAAAAAATCTCCGGAAAAAGCGTCCGCTACGCATagcgtggtgaacgctcaataAGACGTCAggtgtaaaaatttgaaacgttgagaaacaattggactgcaattggcaatttggagctataaattctgtctcatctgaaaaaacacgttagtgcatagggaaactaatggcaaatacgttgtttttaaaccgggctagaatttatagttcataattgcaaaatgtagtccaattaagcTCCTGCGACTCATATCCCTACCATTTTACGCAAAGTATggaagaaaggggggggggggagacagtGGGTGGTGGTAGAAGGTTTTGCTTGGAAAAAGAGAAACATTTCTAAGTATGTAAGAAAATACCCGCAAATGGAAGTAAACTATtcccaccctggtaaaaattggcattagaatctgtgttccaaaataccatagacctaaagccggctgtaagatttccaatagcttctgtagccgcctgtacaatttcttatagccttttatagccgatggcgactaagcattagccagacgataaagtgtatgctgaacggtactaaatacggatactaggacttagtgagtttttggactaccgctctctttttgtgccgtagtatcttgatatattttgcgaggaattctccgtacttttgaaggatgcctgtcattcttaatatgttggagcgccttcaatttcttatgatactgtgcaatacctctagtgtgaaatagttgcttcaagcgccgcggcacgctgcggcgcggcaggcgggcagttagcgctgaacgcgcattggcgcctacaaacctaacagggatacttcacgcattgcgcaatgcgtgaagtatccttgttaggtttgtaggcgccagtgcgtcgccactccgctttgtgttaggctctaatatttaatctcgcggagtcagcgtttttcaactcatggttctgaaatgtttgcacactctgtatggattattctcattttaattgatgaaaaaaaatgtgttttaaaggaaaatataatgtgtgttttgtaaatattaactTAGTTCCATAAAAAACTTAACGATTTCCAAagcgcacgaatttctacacaatttcttatagccttttatagccaatggcgataaagtgtaaagcccggcgacagaaactgtagcccgactgtatacttttttatagcttcgtatagcccggctatatgatttgctccgctttctacagccagctatatgattttcaatagccttctttaggccataagaactcctatggtattttgaaacgcagctcctatcgccaatttttaccagggcagaaagattcaaatttaaattcagTTGAAGAACGGGACATAGGCGGAGTTTGGAACTTTTCTCGAGAGGGTTGCCGACTTAAATCGAGAGGGGCCTGGGGAACAGAGGAAGACACCCCATCGAGTGGATTCTGGGGGACTCCCTTAAGctaaagagggggggggggggtgtctggaGAGTCCCCttagaaaagtttgaaaaattgcctTTAAAACAATTTGTTTGAGCTGTTCTcaccgaaaaattgatttaatcacAATTTCTAAGATGAAAAATATGCTACGCATTGACTCAGCAAAATCTATCGCATTCCCTGGGAGAGGCCAAGGCAAAAGTGTGTTTCAAAACATTTTAGATGCGGTAACTTGCGGTAAATCATCCGAATCGGAGAATAGAAGGAAATCAGTTAGGACAGCATTAGAAGCAATGATCCTAAATAGCATACctcacccaaaaaaaaaacaaaaaattgataaaataatttatcaaGAAACCTTTACTTATCTTTTATTTCCTAAAGTAAGGTTCACCTAAACAAgatcggaaaaaaataattactttttttaaaaggaatggAATCATTTTTTCCAAGAGTTTTAggtgcttaaaaattaaagaaaaactcTCGAGAAACTTGAACGCTGTGCGGAATTTCCTAACAACGGTTACCTAGCTAGTTTTCTCATGAGAAAATTCAGCATGAACCGAAGTTTCCAACTTCGCAATTAAAGATCCACTCTTTCTGATTGCAGTCATTGGTATGCCACAAATTCagtcaagttttaaaaaaaatagcgatttttccATGTGATTTTAAATTCCGAGTGCGGTTTTGTACGTAAAGACTTTGCTCACAACACAACCAGTTACTTATTGGTTCCCTCTTACTGTTCGGAATTTAATACGTCGTAcggttttccttcaaaaagtaCTGATGCAATTTGCATAACATAACTACAAATTGCTATCGGGCGACACTTGCGCGAAAGTATATAGTTAAAATACCTACCGCTAGGTAGCATGTTACGtcaaaacaagaagaagaagaactaATGGAAATTTCAGCGCGGCATTTTCTTATCACATGTTTTGCTTTTACCGTTTAACGGTGTTTATTTCCGCTTATTTTCAGCTATCAACTCACAGTTTTTGCCCGGATCCGCTTCTAAGAAAGTCTCTGTGTCATCGATTTGTACTCTAATATTATGGTAAGTTtatcactgatttttccagCTGACAGATATTTGTAATGATAGTACCAGATGACTCAGTCAGCTCAAGACACAAACCATTCCTAAAGCAGGCTGCCTTCCTATAATCATTTGCAAAtttcctctttccttctcttttAATCTAAAACAATTCTCCAGCGAAAATGTGGAAAGAAGAAACTGACTCTTTTTGGAATGGTTCCCAAAGTTGCTGTTATTGGTCTGGTTTCACATGAATCCTGTGATGGCTAGGTTCCGCTGAAACGATTCCAATGAGAATTTGTCCAGACAAGTCTATTGTATAGTGTGATAGAGTTGCCCAATATTAGTATAAAGTACACATTTGCCTCAAGAACTGGAACATTTTCTGTGCAGTGGCTGACACATCGTTCTGAAATTAGCTGGTCTGACCCGTTGCTGACAGTCAAGATTGCATCATTGAATTTCAGGGAGACTTTTCTATGCTCTGTCTGTCGATTTGTCAGGATCTGATGCAGTTTTGACTCTCCATATTGAATACAGTGAATGGAAAAGCAGTATGCTGGGTATTGTGAAAGCTTCACTTGCTGGAGCAAGAAACTTGACGGATCAGTTCATAATGAATTTTCTCAATGCTGACGTTCTAGAATCCCTATTTTCACTTCATCTTTTGAAGAGACTGTTAGTTTATATAAGTGTAGCATGATATTTAGGTGGTGTACTTACTTACATGCAAGACTgtagaaaatgtgaaaattgttTCAGAAAGAACTCTGTTACTCTTCAAAACTTTGGAATTCGTAGAAAAAATTTTACTATCATGGTTTGAGGTACTTTCATTTAGAGTGAAGTGTACATCTCAGAGGGCCAGGTACTTAGTGATGTGGGAATGAAACCGAATATCTTAAGGTGTCTGTCCTGAATTTGTTGCGCAGCATCTTAGGAAGTATCATTTATATGTAAGTAATgcaaaattatgtattttttaactTCAATGCCAATGGGGTCAAGGTGCAAGTCACAAATTGAGAGAATCGTAGCAACGCACAGCACAGGTATTAACTTGCATGGATACCTAACACACTGCTCAACACTGGCATTGGAGCAATGTGCTTAGGTATATATGTAAGTCAATATTCGCACAAAATGCTACTGCATTTCTTACTTTCGTTGCAATTTCTGAAATACACCTTAACTTCATATGTACATAAGTAGGTAGTGTATGTTTTCATACCGTTTCTCCAATGAGCTGAATCAAGTTTTCAAACCCTTAAACCCTAGGGGTGCAATCTAAACATTTTTTAGATTGCAGTTTTTAGTTCAAGTTTTAATCCGAATGATTAAACAATGTTAAGAGTTGCCAGCGgtctgggaaatcagggaaagtccAGGGATTTATGCCACATCTACTAATAATTGAAACATACCACTGATCTTCCAACTGTTTACGCTCTATGGTATTTTTAAGGCCTATGTCATCTTTTAACCAGCCACTAAATAACATTTTTATCCATTATAGAATCTTTAAACAAGGAAGTTATATGTCCAAGTTCAGCAAAAGACAGTGTATTtacgaagagaaaaaataggtggaaattttattaaaaggtcagggaattagaacattttggagtcaggaaaaatccaagaaagtcagggaatttgaagatgaagaattATAGCAACCCCAAAAGaggattattgaaatgacatggGTGCTTTTCAGGTAAACTAAATAAAGACACCTCCATCTATTTCCCAAGAAAATTTGAAGTACAGTTTCTTAATGAgtcattttcaatttcaggGCAAGGAGTAAGCAAGTTGTAGTGAATCGAGTTTGTTCTGTTGTTGATTGAGTCTCGGCCTACTTGCACTGTCAGCTATTTTATGAGGTATGTTACCTGCAgttatttttagaaatatttagAATAAATTAATACGCAAGTACCGAGTTTTTCATGATTATCATTGTGTATTGACACGATTCCCACAGTTTGGAAAATGCTGATAattttctatcattttcaaaTGCAGGGATAGGTTTTCACTTCAATTCATTGAGTGCAACTACTGTtgttttttagtgaattttcctgTATTAGGGATGCCAtgtcccaagtagcacagattgcatcGTAATAATGAATATTGCtgttccactgagtgttgtatATATTGACTAGCTCTTATTTGAAGGGgtcccatttattgaaacttattgcattaaaattgaaataagttgcaatttttcatggcaTTGCATATTGCTTATCTTTCTGATACATGGAGCACATTCTgtcgattgtttaaaatcggcgtAAATCGACTCGATgatggaaaaatattgcaatttaagggtgaaaaaataacaattttattgaaatcaaaatgcaatttaatttaaatatttacgttgcactgtgctacttgggtgaaGATGAATCAGCATTTTCTGTAATAGGGATTTATGGAAAATTCTTGAAAGCTTttgaaaattgtctgaaaatccTCATCAGTTTTGGGCGttcaacaaaaatttgatggatgtGCTTGAAAGTTCTTTCCCTTTAAAAGCAGAAATCATGATCACATCACAATGACAGGTATCAAAGCAAGTGTATTTTAGGTAAGATTCGTTTTTTTTACTGGAAAGGGAAAATGCTCTAGCACTAGTAAGGAATCACACTTACTGCCTCCCTAATTAACCAATGTTTCCGattaaaaaatgtgcataaaatGGTGCAGAAGTTGAGCCCATGTAGCAGAGTTTCCAGTAGCAATAAATACCAATacaacaatttttaaatatgtacCTACAGATTAATGTATTTAGTTCTTTTAAaagtaaatagtttttcattgcaATTCATTGctatctttgaaaattttacttcacaGGAGGATACAATTTTGAGGCTTGATTAGAGAAAATAATTGTATAATAATTAATGACTGAAACACACTAGATATCCagtcaagggggggggggggtgaagtaTTCCTTTGTCCAAAAAGCTGTCATGCTGcttgattctgaaaattttatttttgttcctttttaatgTCTCTTATTTGCAGCCGTAGTAAATAGAGAGGAAAGGCTAATCCATTATTAAAATATCTAATGATCTTTTCAATTTGAAGATGCCCACCtgaatcaaattaaattttatcttGTGGTAATCTCTGATGCCTGGTAGGAAGTATTAGATTCATATGAACAGAGAAATGGTTACTTTCCCATCAGATGTTGAAATTCAGTACAGAACTGGAATTCTCATGATATCGTCTCTTCATTGAAACATCAAGTTTGTAAAACTGCATCTGTTTATAgagattaatttattttccagtCTGTCTTTtaggttttattttaatttttcactactAGAGCACCTTGTTCTCATGCATGAATTTGCTCTGCATAAATGGAGCCTTTGACATTATGAATGATTAGTTTAATTTATGAGTAGAACATCATTGGCCACAATTCAAATTGGTTAAACAAATACCACACAAGTTCTGGACAAGTCATATTGTAAATAGAAGTAGTGAACATTTGATGTCAAAAATTTTGCCCCTCAGCAGATGTGATCTTTATGAAAGCAGATCTCTTCTCTTATTTGGActgtttcttcaatttttgtttgtacGAATTCTATTATATATATTCTGTTCCAGGTAGTCAAAATGCCAAGGAAGTCAATACCAAGCGAGCCAAGACCACTTGGAGATTTGCGGACTAAGATTTGGATGAGTCTGAAGGAATTAGAAACACCAAGTGCATTTGCCTACAGTGCCAGCAGTTCTTCTCTGCCCAATCCATGCCTGTGTCTCAAGCGTAGCGGTGTTGTAGGTCTACCACTTTCTGCTGGTGAggctcaaaaaataatttctcagGCTAGCCAATCCCCATTTGGCAAAGGAGAAGATACCATTGTTGATACTAGCATCCGCAAAAGCTGGGAACTCAACCCGAACCAATTTACGCTTCAAAATCCAGAGTGGAAAAAAGCAGTTAAATCGATCTTAGATGATGTCACTGTAGGATTAGGTATCAAAAAAGGATCAGGGAGGGTCTCAGCTAAAATCCACAAACTTCTTTTGTATGAGCCTGGAGCTTTTTTCAAGCCACATACAGATAGTGAAAAAATGCCTGGCATGTTTGGAACGCTCGTCATCTGCCTACCTTCTCCGCATGAGGGTGGGAAGGTAATACTGACACACGGAGATGATAAGTATGAGTTTGAAACAGCCAAGTCTTCGAATATGAGCATAAGCTATGCAGCATGGTATGCAGACATTACTCACGAAGTCACTCCGGTAACCTCGGGGTACCGTCTCATGCTGACGTACAATCTAAGTCGCCAAAGTGGTTTTGAGGTACCATCATATGAGTTAATCTGTGGGCGCATGCAAGCACTTTCAAAGCTCCTCAAAGAGTATGAGTCACGCCTTGAGGGAGGAGATAACACCTTACCACCCCTCTTGGTGCAtagatttaagcataaatacaCAGAGGCTAATTTTCAACTTGAGTCTCTCAAACCACAAGATCTTGCACAAGTTCAAACACTTACCCAGCTATCAACCAAACTTGGGTTTGATATTTATCTTGCAACTTtagaactcaaaattgagtttgaCAAAGAAAATCCCGGCTATTACGAGCGGAAgcacagatttaaaaaaataattaacatgGATAGCAAGCTTATTGCAGAGAAATTCGCTTATCCAAAGGGTGGATTGATTGACCCGACACCCCAGGATGCTGCTAAAGCGGATGATAAGTATACTACCGGCCACACAGGGAACGAAGGCTGTCTAGTCATTAATTGGTATAGAGATGCAGTTGCAATCCTTGTACCGCCTTCAAAACAAGCACACTTTGTGTTCGAATTTGGTTTTGAAGGAAAAGTTATTGAACCACTGTTCTGCAAACTCATGCAAGAATTCTCGAAGGATCCAAATAAACAACCTAAGTTGGTACAACTTTGTGAGCTTGCGTTGAAACAAAAACCCAAAGAACGCTACTACGGCTATGACGTATCTAAGGAGCCCATTCCACCCTATTTCCAACAAGCAGCTGCGGCTGTTTTAGATTTAGGTCGCATTGATCTCTTTGATGTAGCATGTAAATCGAGAGGTGATAAAGTGATGCTTGACAATGCTCGTGCGTTGGGTCGCTGGGCTGCAAAGGAAGGTGTTGCTGCCATGCGTGATCGACTGACAAAAGGCGTGCAAGCAGCTTCCTCTATTGCTGAAAAGTTGGCATTTTTGGAATCGATTGCTGAAGGCTTTGCAACAGCTTTGCAAGAATCTAGTTCTGCTGAAGATACAATGACTGAAGAATATAAGCTTCTGAGGGAATCTAGCTTAAAGCAATGGTCCGATGAAGTAATTTTCACAGCTATAGCTGAACTGAAGACTGTTACGAAAGCAGATGCAGCGTCCATGGCACAAGTGTGTAAAACTGTGGACTGGAATCTGTTTGTGTCGAAAGTAACGCCAGTCATTTTAAATGCAGCTACGATGCTCAAGATATCATTCATCAATGAGTTAATGGCAAACCTACAGCAGGAACGCAATAAAGAACAACAATCATTTATTGAAATGATCATTCACAAAATCTGGAATGCATTTGTCTTTAATCTGAAGCAAGAAGGGTCAGCTTCATCTGCTAGTCGTGAGCAGAAAGCAGCAGAAGATCTAAATGCAAATGACCTGCGTAGCATTGTTGAGAATACCCTAGAAATTTTATCTCCCAAATCTCTCGAGACAATTGTCATTCCTGCTATGCTTAATGCTGTCCCCAATGCTTCAAAAGAGTGCTCAAAGGATGTCTTTATCCCCTTCATAGgaatgataataaaaaatgaagtaggatGCTTCAGGTTACCAGCTAATGATGAGACTCCTCCAATGTTGCACAAAAGTCTCGTTCAGtcttttctcttgaaatatCTGAAGGAAAATGTCGGCTTGGAACCTGAAGCTCCTGCAAATTGGTCTCTTCCTCCTGTTGAAAGGGGCTGGTCTGGACCTTGCAGATGTGGGGACTGCAGAAAAGTCAACCAATTCTTACAAGATCCAGTACAAAAAGTTCTTGATATTCCATGCGGAAAGGATCGGCGCCGGCATCTTTATGAAGCGTTTGAAGACTGCATGTGGCACAACTATGATTGTGAAACGATTCGGAATAGTAATCCATGTGTCTGGCGAATCACAAAGAATCAGTGTATATACGAAAGAAACAAAGCTAAATGGTCTGAAAATACCGAAGCTGCTGTGCAAACTCTGTCTGATTTGAAAAAGGAGGAGCCAGTTAATGGTAGACTGGAGTCATATTTGCAGCCTCATTACAGTAGTTTCATGAACGCCAATCTTAAAGAGCTCCCAGACTTGGAATCCTTGGTTGCAACCTCACAATCATCGCAGACCAATAAAAACGGGACTCCTGCTCACAATGTATCTGCTCCGCCCAATCAAACTGTTCAGATCGTTCAGAAGAGAGGAACAGCTTCTTTGTGTGCAACTCCACAGTCATCGCAGACCAATATAAATGTAACTCCTGCTCAGAATGTATCTGCGTTGCCCAATCAAACTGCTCAGAAAAAAGCAGCGACATTTTTGGGTGCAACTCCACAGTCATTGCAGACCAGCAAAACTGTAGCTCCTGCTCATAGTGCAGCTGCACTAACCAATCAAACTGTTCAGATCGTTCAGAAAAGAGGAACGACATTTTTGGATACGACTTCAAAGTCATTGCAGACCACTAAAAATGTAGTTCCTGCTCACAATGTATCTATGTTGCCCAATCAAACTGAGAAAAGAGGAGGATTTTTGGGTGCAATTCCAATTTCATGGCAGATGAATAAAAATGTAGTTCTTGTTCACAATGTATCGATGTTGCCCAATCAAACCGTTCAGAAAAGAGGAGGATTTTTGGGTGCAATTTCACAGTCATTTCAGACCAACAAAAACCTAGCTTCTGCTCATAATGCACCTGCAATAACCAATCAAACTGTTCAGAAAAAAGGAACAACATTTATGGGCGCAACTTCAAAGTCATTGCAGACCAACAAAACTGTAGTTCCTGCTTACAATGTATCTGCACAGCCCAATCGAACTGTTCTGATTGTtcagaaaaaaggaacaaaattttTGAGCGCAACTTCAGAGTCATTGCAGAACAACAAAACTGTAGTTCCTGCTCACAATGTATCTGCTCTGCCCAATCAAACTGTTCAAATCGTTCAGAAGAGAGAAGCAGCTTCTTTGAGTGCAACTCCACAGTCATCGCAGACCACTATAAATGTAGCTCCTGCGCACAATGTATCTGCGCAGCCTAATCAAACTGTTCAGATTGTTCAGAAAAAAGGAACAACATTTCTGGGCGCAACTTCAAAGTCATCGCAGACCAATAAAACTGTAGTTCCTGCTCACAATGTATCTGCGCAGCCCAATCAAACTGTTCAGATCGTCCAGAAAAAAGGAATGGCAACTTTGCTTGCAACTCCAGTGTCATCGCAGACCAATAAAAATGCAGCTCCTGCTCACAATGTATCTGCTCTGCCCAATCAGAATGTccagatttttcagaaaagcggAGTGGGATCTTTGGTTGCAGTTCCGCAGTTATCCATACCAATGAAAATGTAGCCGCTGCTCACGATGTATCTGTGCCGCTCAATCAAACTATTCAGATTGTTCAAAAAAGTGAAGCAAACCAGAGCAACGTTGCACAGGTtcagaatttaattttattgccTAATCAGGCTCTTCAGATTGGCCCGAACATATTTTTACTGCCTAATCAGAATGTCCAGGTTGGTCAGAAAAGAGGAGCAAGCCAGGTTGTCATTTTACCAGCTAAACGAAAAAGTTAATATTGATTACTTACGAGAAAGAGgtcaaaaatggaatttttctttaaactgaCCCTTAAGGATAACTGAAGCCAgcacttttttaagttttccttgctgataatttttcaattaataagTTCTCATTGACAATGTCTGTTTTCGACCGATAAAAACATTAAGCTAAGATAGTTATGCATTTCAGTGAGACTAAGTCACTTTTTAGTATCTTTATTTTGAAAGGCTAAGGGGAAATTTTATCTGTCGTGGCCTTTAAATTCTAGGTTGATGCTTACCCTCTAGAATGTAAGGAATCTGTCCATTATATCTGACTTAAATATttgctcattttattttttattaatattgtttaatttttgttagtttctttgaaattattttgtaaattaaAGTGTTCTTTTTTTGTGCAGCCGATGATGTCAAGggcctcaaaaaattttgaccctttttcaaaactcaaattatgagtaaaatttgtttaatgACTGCATTCACTACTTGTGAATATTCCAATTTTGTGTTCCTTTTGCGCAGCGTGATTACATCCTCAATTTTGTCACTCAtccaattttagtttttgacaCTGTAACttctaaaaagttttattttcataacTTCCTCcaaatgagtaaaatttactTGAGTCTCCCAAGTTGTTGTGATCTTTATATAACTTGACATTTTCTCActtgtattttacttttttctacaattttaagTTCAAAATCACCTGTTATTGtgtttttagaaaaaagtatTCTCATTTTCCAAAATAACCAATTGAAGAACAAACCTGGAACTTTTTAAACTTGTACCTCAAAATACAAGTCATTCCATAAGCTCTTTAATGTTTAAATGA belongs to Bemisia tabaci chromosome 6, PGI_BMITA_v3 and includes:
- the LOC109042012 gene encoding uncharacterized protein; amino-acid sequence: MPRKSIPSEPRPLGDLRTKIWMSLKELETPSAFAYSASSSSLPNPCLCLKRSGVVGLPLSAGEAQKIISQASQSPFGKGEDTIVDTSIRKSWELNPNQFTLQNPEWKKAVKSILDDVTVGLGIKKGSGRVSAKIHKLLLYEPGAFFKPHTDSEKMPGMFGTLVICLPSPHEGGKVILTHGDDKYEFETAKSSNMSISYAAWYADITHEVTPVTSGYRLMLTYNLSRQSGFEVPSYELICGRMQALSKLLKEYESRLEGGDNTLPPLLVHRFKHKYTEANFQLESLKPQDLAQVQTLTQLSTKLGFDIYLATLELKIEFDKENPGYYERKHRFKKIINMDSKLIAEKFAYPKGGLIDPTPQDAAKADDKYTTGHTGNEGCLVINWYRDAVAILVPPSKQAHFVFEFGFEGKVIEPLFCKLMQEFSKDPNKQPKLVQLCELALKQKPKERYYGYDVSKEPIPPYFQQAAAAVLDLGRIDLFDVACKSRGDKVMLDNARALGRWAAKEGVAAMRDRLTKGVQAASSIAEKLAFLESIAEGFATALQESSSAEDTMTEEYKLLRESSLKQWSDEVIFTAIAELKTVTKADAASMAQVCKTVDWNLFVSKVTPVILNAATMLKISFINELMANLQQERNKEQQSFIEMIIHKIWNAFVFNLKQEGSASSASREQKAAEDLNANDLRSIVENTLEILSPKSLETIVIPAMLNAVPNASKECSKDVFIPFIGMIIKNEVGCFRLPANDETPPMLHKSLVQSFLLKYLKENVGLEPEAPANWSLPPVERGWSGPCRCGDCRKVNQFLQDPVQKVLDIPCGKDRRRHLYEAFEDCMWHNYDCETIRNSNPCVWRITKNQCIYERNKAKWSENTEAAVQTLSDLKKEEPVNGRLESYLQPHYSSFMNANLKELPDLESLVATSQSSQTNKNGTPAHNVSAPPNQTVQIVQKRGTASLCATPQSSQTNINVTPAQNVSALPNQTAQKKAATFLGATPQSLQTSKTVAPAHSAAALTNQTVQIVQKRGTTFLDTTSKSLQTTKNVVPAHNVSMLPNQTEKRGGFLGAIPISWQMNKNVVLVHNVSMLPNQTVQKRGGFLGAISQSFQTNKNLASAHNAPAITNQTVQKKGTTFMGATSKSLQTNKTVVPAYNVSAQPNRTVLIVQKKGTKFLSATSESLQNNKTVVPAHNVSALPNQTVQIVQKREAASLSATPQSSQTTINVAPAHNVSAQPNQTVQIVQKKGTTFLGATSKSSQTNKTVVPAHNVSAQPNQTVQIVQKKGMATLLATPVSSQTNKNAAPAHNVSALPNQNVQIFQKSGVGSLVAVPQLSIPMKM